TCGTGGCCGTGGCCTCCGGCGTCCTCCACGCCACGGGAATCCTGGTCGAACTCGGCCCGGTGACCGCGATGCAGCTTCACGTCGGCGCGGCGCTGCTCTCGATCCCGTTCGCGGTCTGGCACGTGCTGGCCCGGCGTGTCCGGCCGCGGCGGACCGATCTATCCCGACGGAGCCTGCTGCGGGCCGGGGCGGTGGTCGGCGGGGCCGGCCTCGCGTACATGGGCATCGAGGGGGTGGTCCGGGCCACCGCCCTGCCGGGCGCGGATCGCCGGTTCACCGGGTCCTACGAGCGGGGCTCGGGCCGGCCCAAGGACATGCCGGTCACGCAGTGGCTCGACGACGAGGTGCCCTGGCTCGACCCGGGGTCCTGGCGGCTCGAGGTCGCGTCGGCCGACGGCGTTCGGACGTGGACCCACGAGGAGGTGGCCGGCTTCACCGACCGGGTGCGGGCCACCCTCGATTGCACCGGGGGCTGGTACGCGGAGCAGGTGTGGGAGGGTGCGTGGTTGTGGCGGCTGCTGCCGGCGGTGGGCGAGGCCAGAAGTCTCAAGGTCGTGTCGGTCACCGGCTATCCGCGACGGTTCCCGGCCGCCGATCTGTCACGGCTGCTCCTGGCGACCAGGGTCGGCGGCCGTCCGCTCGATCCGGGCCACGGCTTCCCGGCTCGCCTGGTGGCCCCGGGGAGGCGGGGCTTCTGGTGGGTGAAATGGGTCGCTCGGGTCGAGGCGTCGCCGGTCCCGTGGTGGTGGCAGTGGCCCTTCCCGGTGACGTGAACCGGTGGCGCTAGACTCGGCGGCCGTGGCCCGGGAGCGGCTGGTCACCCCCACGTTCGTCCTGATCGCGCTGGCGACGCTGGCGTACTTCATCACGGTCAGCGTCGTGCTGCCGGTCCTTCCCCTGTACGTGCGAGGGCCGCTCGGGGGCGGCGACGTCTCGGTCGGGGTGGTCGTGGGCGCGTTCAGCGTGACGGCCCTGCTGATCAGGCCGTGGGCCGGTCGCCTGGCCGATCGGCGCGGGCGTCGCCTCCCGATGCTGATCGGGATCGGCATCGTGACGGTATCGCTGGCCGCCTACGTCGCCGCCGACTCGGTGCCGGCGCTCATCGCGTTGCGCCTCGTCACCGGCGTCGGCGAGGCGCTGTTCTTCACCGGAGCCGCCAGCGCCATCGCCGACCTGGCGCCTCACGACCGCCGGGGCGAGGCGATCAGCTTCTTCTCCCTGGCCCTCTGGACGGGCATCGCCGTCGGCCCCCCGATCGGCGAGGCGGTGCTCGGCGACGGCCGGTACGACCGGGTCTGGCTCGTCGCCGCTGCCCTGGGGCTCGTCGCCTGGCTGCTGACGTTGCGGGTCCGGGTGGCCCCGGTCCGCCCGCACCACGCCCCCTCTCGGCTGATCCACCGGAGCGCGCTGCTGCCGGGAACCGCCGTCCTGGCGAGCATCTGGGGGGCGGCCGGGTTCTTCGCCTTCGTCCCCCTGTATGCCCGCGAGCTGGGGTTGTCGGGGTCCGGCGGCGTGTTCGTGCTGTTCTCCAGCATCGTCGTGGCGATCAGGCTCGTCGGCGCTCGGCTGCCCGACACCCTCGGCCCGATGCGGGCGGCCCGGGCCTCCCTGGTCGTGTCGGCCGCGGGCCTGGCCCTGGCCGGGCTGTGGCGAACGGCGCCGGGCCTGTTCGCGGCCACGTCCGTCTACGCCGTGGGGCAGGCCCTGGCCTTCCCCGCGCTGATGGCCCTGGCGCTCCGGGGCACGTCGCCCGGCGAGCGTGGGGCCGCCATCGGGACGTTCACGGCGATGGTCGACGTCGGCTTCGGCATCGGCCCGGCCGCCCTGGGGTTCGTGGCCGCCGGGTTCGGCTACGGCGGCGTGTTCCTGATCGGCGCCGCGGTGGCCATCCTC
The window above is part of the Actinomycetota bacterium genome. Proteins encoded here:
- a CDS encoding molybdopterin-dependent oxidoreductase, with the translated sequence VAVASGVLHATGILVELGPVTAMQLHVGAALLSIPFAVWHVLARRVRPRRTDLSRRSLLRAGAVVGGAGLAYMGIEGVVRATALPGADRRFTGSYERGSGRPKDMPVTQWLDDEVPWLDPGSWRLEVASADGVRTWTHEEVAGFTDRVRATLDCTGGWYAEQVWEGAWLWRLLPAVGEARSLKVVSVTGYPRRFPAADLSRLLLATRVGGRPLDPGHGFPARLVAPGRRGFWWVKWVARVEASPVPWWWQWPFPVT
- a CDS encoding MFS transporter, with the translated sequence MALDSAAVARERLVTPTFVLIALATLAYFITVSVVLPVLPLYVRGPLGGGDVSVGVVVGAFSVTALLIRPWAGRLADRRGRRLPMLIGIGIVTVSLAAYVAADSVPALIALRLVTGVGEALFFTGAASAIADLAPHDRRGEAISFFSLALWTGIAVGPPIGEAVLGDGRYDRVWLVAAALGLVAWLLTLRVRVAPVRPHHAPSRLIHRSALLPGTAVLASIWGAAGFFAFVPLYARELGLSGSGGVFVLFSSIVVAIRLVGARLPDTLGPMRAARASLVVSAAGLALAGLWRTAPGLFAATSVYAVGQALAFPALMALALRGTSPGERGAAIGTFTAMVDVGFGIGPAALGFVAAGFGYGGVFLIGAAVAILGFVLLLTRSGGREAA